Sequence from the Burkholderia sp. GAS332 genome:
GGAACTGCAGCAGCTCTTTTCGGTGAGCAAGAGTACGATTCGCGAGGCGCTGAAGTCGCTCGAGGTGCAAGGTCTCATCAAGGTGACCACGGGCCCAAGCGGTGGCGGCATGGTGGTCGAAGTACCGCTCGACCGCACGTTACAGCTCTTGCAGAACTATCTGTTCTTCAAGGATGTATCGATCGACGACATTTACACCGTGCGTAAATTGCTCGAGCCGGAGCTGGCGGCGGGTGCGGTGCCGCATTTGACGGAGCAGGATTTCGAGGCGCTCGAAGCCAGCATCGCGTGCTGCGATCGGCCAGCATCGTCACATGGTGGACAGGACATCGTGCGGCAACGTCAGGAAGACGTGAATTTTCACGACATCCTCGCGGCGGCCAATCCGAATCCGTTCCTGCGCTTCAGTTGCGAACTGATCAACGAAATGATCCGGCAATTGATCGAGTTTCGTAACGATACGCCACAGGCCGAACACGAGCGTTTCGGTCTCGCCAACGTGAAGATTCACAAGGCGATCACGAAAGCGGCGCGCGAACGTGACGTGGAAAAGGTGCGCGAGCTGATGGTGGTTCACATGACCGAAGCGCCACGCTATGTGAAGCGCATGAAGGGCAAGCTGCGGGGGCGACTGATTCTCGACTCCGAGATTCGCCGACGCGTGAGGGCGCGCAGTGTCACGCCGGTTGATGACGCGGATCAGGAGTGACGTCGATTTGACACGTGCCGCTGCCGGATGGCGCGGCACTTGCAGCGGAAGGTGCGCTGCGCTCCGGGGTTTGAAGCGGGCAGAGCGAGGGGAATCGAAAGGGTCTGGTTGGTCTAAATGAAAGCCCTGGCACATCAGGCTTGCGACCGGCGATTGGCTTGGGCACAGCCGTCCCACTGCTCAGAACGGCCAATTGGGTTGCGGCAGATGCAAGAGGGCTCAACCTTTTCCAGCCCGCGCCGTTATTGCATCTGCACAGGCATAACACTGGACCGTCATGGCACAACCGATTCCGTTTTCCCGCAACACCGGCGCTGCGCGCGCCCGGCATGACAAGGCCATGCTGTTGCCGATCGCCCGGAAGATCGCCGACGATCTTGCCCTGCGCGTGCATCTGGCGCTCGACGCCTTGCGCCGAGGCGCCGGCAGCACGAGCGATGCGCAAACGCTCACGCAGGTCATGCTGCTGACGGGCTTTCTGGCTGAGTCCGGCTTCGGCTCGGTAACCGGTGAGCAACTCGGTGCGGCGGAGGGCGCGGTGTCGGCGGTTTTCGATATCGGCCGTGAGACCGGTCAGTGGAGATTGGACAGTGCAGGCTTCGCGATTTTCACGGAGATCGCAACGAATTACGATCGGCAGCTGCACAGCGCGCCCCTTTGGGCGATCACTGATGCCAGCGAACGACTCGACCGCTTTACCGCAGGCATGCCGTATCAGACTCCGACGCGGAAACAGGCTTAGTCGGATCGGATGACATTGGATAGCGGGGGAAACCTCGCTGGCGATTCCCGTCAATCGACCTGCGCAGGGTATTGGGAAGGTGCCGCGCGGATGGGCCGCGTTGGCGCGGACGTCGGACGGACTTATCTGGAGCTGACGGGGTACGGGAACACGATTCGGATCGGGAAGGAGTAACGTACCCGCTTTCTTGTTCGAATCGGGAGGCCGCGGATATGGGTAAGAACTGCATGTCATCGCAGTCGTGATGGCGCGACTGGAAGCGAAACCTCGTTCTGTGCCCGCTTTCTAGCG
This genomic interval carries:
- a CDS encoding transcriptional regulator, GntR family, with product MVMDRAKTGAAIEIKQQKRGDLVAEEIKRLITEKDLKPGDRLPREVELQQLFSVSKSTIREALKSLEVQGLIKVTTGPSGGGMVVEVPLDRTLQLLQNYLFFKDVSIDDIYTVRKLLEPELAAGAVPHLTEQDFEALEASIACCDRPASSHGGQDIVRQRQEDVNFHDILAAANPNPFLRFSCELINEMIRQLIEFRNDTPQAEHERFGLANVKIHKAITKAARERDVEKVRELMVVHMTEAPRYVKRMKGKLRGRLILDSEIRRRVRARSVTPVDDADQE
- a CDS encoding lipocalin-like protein (manually curated); the encoded protein is MTLDSGGNLAGDSRQSTCAGYWEGAARMGRVGADVGRTYLELTGYGNTIRIGKE